A window of the Psychrobium sp. MM17-31 genome harbors these coding sequences:
- the ilvY gene encoding HTH-type transcriptional activator IlvY has protein sequence MDNKHLKMFLALADSLHFAKASDICHVSPSTLSRNIAQLEQQLGVVLFDRDNRTVALTREGQLFVQYAKASLAQWDMFKSSLENDSDELQGELSIYCSVTASHSFLHSLLARYRQQYPKVEIKLRTGDVVQSVPRVVDESEDMAIAAKPDVQPSNVAFQTIGVSPLVFIAPVDRCEVQAQVDSGQYRWNELPLIVPEQGVARKRLDKWFKSKSIKPNIYSEVAGNEAIVSMVSLGFGVGLVPKIVLDNSPLKDSIQIMEVTPSIEPFEVVICCLKKRLKQPLLSSLWELAKEGIEK, from the coding sequence ATGGATAATAAACACTTAAAAATGTTCTTGGCACTGGCTGACTCCCTGCACTTTGCGAAGGCGAGCGATATTTGTCACGTTAGCCCGTCGACGCTAAGTCGCAATATCGCCCAGCTAGAGCAGCAATTGGGTGTGGTGTTGTTCGATCGTGACAATCGCACTGTTGCCTTGACGCGAGAAGGGCAGCTCTTTGTGCAATATGCCAAAGCGTCATTAGCGCAATGGGATATGTTTAAGAGCTCATTGGAAAACGACAGCGATGAACTGCAGGGCGAGCTCAGTATTTATTGCTCGGTGACTGCTAGCCATAGTTTTTTACATTCACTGCTCGCTCGCTATCGCCAGCAATATCCCAAGGTGGAAATTAAGTTGCGCACCGGCGATGTGGTGCAGTCGGTGCCACGTGTGGTGGACGAAAGTGAAGATATGGCAATTGCCGCTAAGCCGGATGTGCAGCCAAGCAATGTCGCTTTTCAGACTATTGGTGTCTCGCCATTGGTATTTATTGCCCCCGTTGATCGTTGCGAAGTGCAAGCTCAGGTGGATAGCGGTCAATATCGCTGGAATGAGTTGCCTTTGATTGTTCCAGAGCAAGGTGTGGCGCGTAAGCGCTTAGATAAATGGTTTAAAAGTAAGAGTATCAAGCCCAATATTTATTCTGAGGTAGCGGGTAATGAGGCCATTGTTAGTATGGTAAGCCTTGGATTCGGTGTTGGGTTGGTTCCTAAAATTGTTTTGGATAACAGTCCGTTAAAGGATTCTATTCAGATTATGGAAGTGACCCCTAGTATTGAACCTTTTGAAGTGGTGATTTGTTGTTTGAAGAAGCGCTTAAAGCAACCTTTATTGAGTTCATTATGGGAATTAGCGAAAGAAGGGATTGAAAAATAA